In Microbacterium sp. AB, a single genomic region encodes these proteins:
- a CDS encoding uracil-DNA glycosylase has protein sequence MPGKTLPELAEAGLIDGGWARALEPVAPDIASLGDRLRAEVAAGRRYLPAGDRVLRAFQQPFDDVRVLVVGQDPYPTPGHPIGLSFAVERDVRPIPRSLQNIYAELQADLGVPPVPHGDLSAWSTQGVMLLNRVLTVRPGAPASHRGWGWEKVTEVAIRALAARGTPLVAVLWGRDAASLKPLLGAVPSIESAHPSPLSASRGFFGSRPFSRANDLLVRQGARPVDWSVPA, from the coding sequence ATGCCAGGAAAGACCCTTCCCGAGCTCGCCGAGGCGGGCCTCATCGACGGCGGATGGGCGCGGGCGCTCGAGCCCGTCGCCCCCGACATCGCGTCCCTCGGGGACCGTCTGCGCGCGGAGGTCGCCGCGGGCCGCCGCTACCTCCCCGCGGGCGACCGCGTGCTGCGGGCGTTCCAGCAGCCGTTCGACGACGTCCGCGTGCTCGTCGTCGGGCAGGACCCCTATCCCACGCCCGGCCATCCCATCGGCCTGTCGTTCGCCGTCGAGCGGGACGTGCGCCCCATCCCGCGCAGTCTGCAGAACATCTACGCCGAGCTCCAGGCCGACCTCGGCGTCCCGCCCGTGCCGCACGGCGACCTCTCCGCCTGGAGCACGCAGGGGGTCATGCTGCTCAACAGGGTGCTCACGGTCCGCCCCGGAGCCCCGGCCTCGCACCGCGGATGGGGTTGGGAGAAGGTGACGGAGGTCGCGATCCGCGCCCTGGCCGCACGCGGCACGCCGCTCGTCGCCGTCCTCTGGGGCCGCGACGCGGCGAGCCTCAAGCCGCTGCTGGGCGCCGTCCCGTCGATCGAGTCGGCCCATCCGTCGCCGCTGTCGGCGAGCAGGGGGTTCTTCGGGTCGAGGCCGTTCTCGCGGGCGAACGACCTGCTCGTGCGGCAGGGCGCGCGGCCGGTCGACTGGAGCGTCCCGGCGTAG
- a CDS encoding phosphoribosyltransferase gives MTRHTPTTRTTDVTHDAAIERETLTWDGFGSATRDLARSIIATGFEPEVVVAIARGGLLPAGAIAYGLGAKNCGAINVEFYTGIGTVLDAPEVLPPALDMEYLDGRRVLLVDDVADSGRTLALAVRLLKDKGADVRSVTIYTKPSTIVQPDYAWKDTDLWIDFPWSFQGTVREEDLGLPPTA, from the coding sequence ATGACCCGCCACACCCCCACGACAAGGACGACCGACGTGACACACGACGCTGCGATCGAGCGCGAGACCCTCACCTGGGACGGGTTCGGCTCGGCCACCCGCGACCTCGCCCGGTCCATCATCGCCACCGGATTCGAGCCCGAGGTCGTCGTCGCGATCGCCCGGGGAGGCCTCCTGCCCGCAGGCGCCATCGCGTACGGCCTGGGGGCGAAGAACTGCGGAGCGATCAACGTCGAGTTCTACACCGGCATCGGCACCGTCCTCGACGCGCCGGAGGTGCTGCCGCCCGCGCTCGACATGGAGTACCTCGACGGGCGCCGGGTGCTGCTCGTCGACGACGTCGCGGACTCGGGGCGCACGCTCGCGCTCGCGGTCCGGCTGCTGAAGGACAAGGGCGCCGACGTGCGCTCCGTGACGATCTACACGAAGCCGTCCACGATCGTCCAGCCCGACTACGCCTGGAAGGACACCGATCTGTGGATCGACTTCCCGTGGTCGTTCCAGGGCACGGTCCGCGAGGAGGACCTCGGCCTGCCCCCGACGGCGTGA
- a CDS encoding GNAT family N-acetyltransferase: MLEEEYQRRRRLPRHLRPKPEPERPFSYTIRSAEPEDIEDIREIYNYYVTNSVVTFDEKRWTHRQWREKFLHLQKLGLPFLVAVAPTGQVLGYALVAPWSGKSSYRYTVENSIYLGHAATGKGLGRALLAALIEACEEKGLREIVAVVSDKGAEGSLALHERFGFEEVGRMGRVGFKFGRWLGTIYLQKSLAPRKRPGVLARMFGGGDA, translated from the coding sequence ATGCTGGAGGAGGAGTATCAGAGGAGGCGCAGGCTCCCCAGGCACCTGCGTCCGAAGCCCGAGCCCGAGCGTCCCTTCTCGTACACGATCCGGTCGGCGGAGCCGGAGGACATCGAGGACATCCGCGAGATCTACAACTACTACGTCACCAACTCCGTCGTGACCTTCGACGAGAAGAGGTGGACGCACAGGCAGTGGCGGGAGAAGTTCCTCCACCTGCAGAAGCTCGGCCTCCCGTTCCTCGTCGCGGTCGCTCCGACGGGTCAGGTGCTCGGATACGCGCTCGTCGCGCCGTGGTCGGGGAAGTCGTCGTACCGGTACACGGTCGAGAACTCCATCTACCTCGGGCACGCCGCCACGGGCAAGGGCCTCGGCAGGGCGCTGCTCGCCGCGCTCATCGAGGCGTGCGAGGAGAAGGGGCTGCGCGAGATCGTCGCGGTCGTGAGCGACAAGGGCGCGGAGGGGTCGCTCGCCCTGCACGAGCGCTTCGGCTTCGAGGAGGTCGGGCGGATGGGCAGGGTCGGCTTCAAGTTCGGCCGCTGGCTGGGGACGATCTACCTGCAGAAGTCGCTCGCGCCCCGGAAGAGGCCCGGCGTCCTGGCGCGGATGTTCGGCGGCGGCGACGCCTGA
- a CDS encoding ABC transporter ATP-binding protein gives MADVLIRARGLERRHAAPRATPFEPRRETVALHPTDLDIRRGDAVGVIGESGSGKSTLVRLLLGLDAPTAGTVEYDGRAVDARARARSLHWLRRATGVVFQDPYASLDPRMSVGRIVAEPLWALGVDGDHRARVREVLEEVGLEAGTADRYPHEFSGGQRQRIAIARAVAHRPETLFGDEPLSALDVTVRAQILALLADLRARERMTLVLVSHDIGVVQSLCDTVVVMKDGRVVEHGPTPEVLLAPREEYTRRLLAAIPTIDPPAA, from the coding sequence ATGGCTGACGTGCTGATCCGCGCACGCGGACTCGAGCGTCGGCACGCCGCGCCGCGCGCCACGCCGTTCGAGCCGAGACGAGAGACCGTCGCGCTCCATCCGACCGACCTCGACATCCGTCGCGGCGACGCCGTCGGCGTCATCGGCGAGTCCGGCTCCGGCAAGTCCACGCTCGTCCGCCTGCTGCTGGGCCTGGACGCCCCCACCGCGGGCACGGTCGAGTACGACGGCCGCGCCGTCGACGCCCGCGCGCGGGCGCGCTCGCTCCACTGGCTGCGACGGGCGACGGGCGTCGTGTTCCAGGATCCGTACGCGTCGCTCGATCCGCGCATGAGCGTCGGCCGCATCGTCGCCGAGCCGCTCTGGGCGCTCGGCGTCGACGGCGACCACCGCGCCCGCGTGCGCGAGGTGCTCGAGGAGGTCGGCCTGGAGGCCGGGACGGCCGACCGCTATCCGCACGAGTTCTCCGGAGGGCAGCGTCAGCGCATCGCGATCGCACGCGCCGTCGCGCACCGTCCGGAGACGCTCTTCGGCGACGAGCCGCTCTCGGCGCTCGACGTCACGGTGCGCGCCCAGATCCTGGCGCTGCTGGCCGATCTCCGTGCCCGCGAGCGGATGACCCTCGTGCTCGTCTCGCACGACATCGGCGTGGTGCAGAGCCTCTGCGACACGGTCGTCGTCATGAAGGACGGCCGCGTCGTCGAGCACGGCCCGACGCCCGAGGTGCTGCTGGCCCCCCGCGAGGAGTACACCAGGCGCCTGCTGGCCGCGATCCCGACGATCGATCCGCCGGCGGCCTGA
- a CDS encoding ABC transporter permease: MRPEAWPARLWRSSTGRFGAIVVAAIGLVALVSLFWTPFDPKTVDLSVRWTGPGWPHLLGGDSNGRDILSLLMIGARTTVLVAAGAGAVATAVGVLLAALGALTARPVREAVAVLVDILIAFPVLLIAMMLSAVWGGSLWIVVWSVGVGYGVNVARVARAELRRVQRSDFVLAARASGLTTVQTLTRHLLPNVLPVFIVQLSWSMAAAVLAEAGLSYLGFGAPVTEPSWGLLLGETQRYITLHPLSVLWPGLAITITVLALNLLGDALREATDPTLSRDGAKPHHRQPVVIA, translated from the coding sequence ATGAGACCCGAGGCATGGCCGGCGAGGCTCTGGCGGAGCAGCACGGGACGCTTCGGCGCGATCGTCGTCGCGGCGATCGGGCTCGTCGCGCTCGTCTCGCTGTTCTGGACGCCCTTCGACCCCAAGACGGTCGACCTCTCCGTCCGCTGGACGGGACCCGGATGGCCCCATCTGCTCGGCGGGGACTCGAACGGGAGGGACATCCTGAGCCTCCTCATGATCGGCGCGCGCACGACCGTGCTCGTCGCGGCGGGCGCGGGCGCCGTCGCCACGGCCGTCGGCGTGCTGCTCGCCGCTCTCGGCGCCCTCACCGCCCGGCCGGTCCGCGAGGCCGTCGCCGTGCTCGTGGACATCCTCATCGCCTTCCCCGTCCTGCTCATCGCGATGATGCTCTCCGCCGTGTGGGGCGGATCGCTGTGGATCGTCGTGTGGTCGGTCGGCGTGGGGTACGGCGTGAACGTCGCCCGCGTCGCCCGGGCGGAGCTGCGCCGCGTGCAGCGCAGCGACTTCGTGCTCGCCGCGCGCGCCTCGGGCCTCACGACGGTGCAGACGCTCACCCGGCACCTCCTGCCCAACGTCCTGCCCGTCTTCATCGTGCAGCTGTCGTGGTCGATGGCCGCCGCCGTGCTCGCGGAGGCCGGGCTGTCGTACCTCGGCTTCGGCGCGCCCGTCACGGAGCCCAGCTGGGGTCTCCTGCTGGGCGAGACGCAGCGCTACATCACGCTCCATCCGCTGTCCGTGCTGTGGCCCGGGCTCGCGATCACGATCACGGTCCTCGCCCTGAACCTGCTCGGCGACGCGCTGCGGGAGGCGACCGACCCCACCCTCAGCCGCGACGGCGCGAAGCCCCACCACCGCCAGCCGGTCGTGATCGCATGA
- a CDS encoding SDR family oxidoreductase — protein sequence MANRRAVVTGASSGIGAATVRALRASGWDVVGVARRADRLEAVARETGADVFAADLTRQADVDALAAYLDETGPVHALAQIAGGARGVDRVESGDPDDWTWMYEVNVLAAQRLVAALLPRLRATVDGGAGHADLLFVTSTAAQLAYPGGGGYNAAKAGESMLTAALRLELNGEPLRVIEIAPGMVHTEEFTLTRLGGDRAAADSVYADVDKPLTADDVADVIAYALNAPGHVNLDLVTVRPVAQSAQYLLHRGPLETRKGR from the coding sequence ATGGCGAACAGACGTGCGGTCGTGACGGGAGCGAGCTCGGGGATCGGGGCGGCCACGGTGCGAGCCCTGCGCGCGAGCGGATGGGACGTCGTGGGCGTGGCGCGTCGCGCGGACCGCCTCGAGGCGGTCGCGCGGGAGACGGGCGCCGACGTCTTCGCGGCGGATCTCACCCGGCAGGCCGACGTCGACGCGCTCGCGGCGTATCTCGACGAGACCGGCCCCGTGCACGCCCTCGCGCAGATCGCGGGCGGCGCGCGCGGCGTGGACCGGGTCGAGTCGGGAGACCCCGACGACTGGACGTGGATGTACGAGGTCAACGTCCTCGCCGCGCAGCGCCTCGTCGCGGCGCTCCTTCCCCGGCTGCGCGCGACGGTCGACGGCGGCGCGGGCCACGCCGACCTGCTCTTCGTGACCTCGACGGCGGCTCAGCTGGCGTATCCCGGCGGCGGCGGGTACAACGCGGCCAAGGCCGGCGAGTCGATGCTCACCGCGGCCCTGCGCCTGGAGCTCAACGGCGAGCCCCTCCGCGTCATCGAGATCGCGCCCGGCATGGTCCACACGGAGGAGTTCACGCTCACGCGCCTCGGCGGCGACCGGGCCGCCGCCGACTCGGTCTACGCGGACGTCGACAAGCCGCTCACGGCCGACGACGTCGCAGACGTCATCGCCTACGCGCTGAACGCCCCCGGGCACGTGAACCTCGACCTCGTGACCGTCCGCCCCGTCGCACAGTCGGCGCAGTACCTGCTGCACCGGGGCCCGCTCGAGACGCGCAAGGGCCGATGA
- a CDS encoding alpha/beta fold hydrolase — protein sequence MSPAASIVPGDPFDEFSFLHEQAAAQRRPAPSARRVAIDLADGRALSALAYGEARPRVVLLHGAGLNAHTWDSTVIALGIPALAVDLAGHGDSSWREDAVYAPRGLAEDVAAGIEAWADAPVVLVGQSLGGLTAAALAAARPDLVSRVVVVDITPAVTALGGPEELRRFYEETVFDTREQIVERAVAFGLGGSLDQARRGVLLNTRVREDGRAEWKHHYARLLSPAGADEAPKALAFSPADGWADLAGTEAPLTLVRGTSGYLSDADAAEFADRLPSANVVAIDAPHNVQEVAFDDLAALIAPLAAPAGAAPEGTPSA from the coding sequence ATGAGCCCCGCAGCCTCGATCGTCCCGGGCGACCCGTTCGACGAGTTCTCCTTCCTGCACGAGCAGGCCGCGGCGCAGCGGCGACCCGCGCCGTCCGCCCGGAGGGTCGCGATCGATCTCGCCGACGGACGCGCGCTCAGCGCCCTCGCCTACGGAGAGGCACGGCCGCGGGTCGTGCTGCTGCACGGCGCGGGGCTCAACGCGCACACGTGGGACAGCACCGTCATCGCCCTCGGGATCCCCGCGCTCGCCGTCGACCTCGCCGGGCACGGCGACTCCTCCTGGCGCGAGGACGCCGTCTACGCCCCCCGCGGGCTCGCCGAAGACGTCGCCGCCGGCATCGAGGCGTGGGCCGACGCCCCCGTCGTGCTCGTCGGGCAGTCCCTCGGCGGCCTGACGGCGGCCGCGCTCGCCGCCGCCCGGCCCGATCTCGTCTCACGGGTCGTCGTCGTGGACATCACCCCCGCCGTCACGGCTCTCGGCGGCCCCGAGGAGCTGCGGCGCTTCTACGAGGAGACCGTGTTCGACACGCGGGAGCAGATCGTCGAGCGCGCCGTGGCCTTCGGCCTCGGCGGCTCGTTGGACCAGGCGCGGCGCGGCGTCCTCCTCAACACGCGCGTGCGCGAGGACGGGCGGGCGGAGTGGAAGCACCACTACGCACGGCTGCTCTCCCCCGCGGGCGCCGACGAGGCGCCGAAGGCGCTCGCGTTCTCCCCGGCGGACGGATGGGCGGATCTGGCGGGCACCGAGGCGCCTCTGACGCTCGTCCGCGGCACCTCGGGCTATCTCAGCGACGCCGATGCCGCCGAGTTCGCGGACCGGCTCCCCTCCGCGAACGTCGTCGCGATCGACGCGCCCCACAACGTCCAGGAGGTCGCCTTCGACGACCTCGCCGCTCTCATCGCGCCGCTCGCCGCACCGGCGGGCGCAGCCCCGGAAGGAACGCCCTCCGCATGA
- a CDS encoding ABC transporter ATP-binding protein, giving the protein MSLEVSGLTIEISGRRVVDDVSFTVPDGTRTGIIGESGSGKSLTALAIMGLLPAGATATGSVRWQGREILGRPDREIARLRGDEIGMVFQEPQTALNPIRTVGRQISESVRIHRGVSKREAAAIAVAAARRVALPDPERIVARYPHQLSGGQRQRVAIATALAGDPRILIADEPTTALDVTIQAEILRLLLALVEDSGMSLVFITHDLAVLSQVATHAIVLERGRVVEEGTVSRLLTAPAHPVTRGLLRDATATLWRPGPGRSSRENPSGPGEGTRRTDPRGAGGFSREGGADG; this is encoded by the coding sequence ATGAGCCTCGAGGTGTCGGGACTCACGATCGAGATCTCGGGGCGCCGCGTCGTCGACGACGTCTCGTTCACCGTCCCGGACGGGACGCGCACGGGGATCATCGGCGAATCCGGGTCGGGCAAGTCGCTGACCGCGCTGGCGATCATGGGCCTGCTCCCCGCCGGGGCCACCGCGACGGGGAGCGTGCGCTGGCAGGGCCGGGAGATCCTGGGCCGACCGGACCGCGAGATCGCCCGCCTGCGCGGCGACGAGATCGGCATGGTCTTCCAGGAGCCGCAGACCGCGCTCAACCCCATCCGCACCGTCGGGCGGCAGATCTCGGAGTCCGTCCGCATCCACCGCGGCGTCTCGAAGCGCGAGGCGGCCGCGATCGCCGTCGCGGCGGCGCGGCGCGTGGCGCTCCCCGATCCGGAGCGGATCGTGGCCCGCTACCCCCACCAGCTCTCGGGCGGCCAGCGCCAGCGCGTCGCCATCGCCACGGCCCTCGCCGGCGATCCGCGGATCCTCATCGCCGACGAGCCGACGACGGCGCTCGACGTGACCATCCAGGCGGAGATCCTGCGGCTGCTCCTCGCACTCGTGGAGGACTCGGGGATGTCGCTCGTCTTCATCACGCACGACCTCGCCGTGCTCTCGCAGGTCGCCACGCACGCGATCGTGCTCGAGCGCGGACGCGTCGTGGAGGAGGGAACGGTGTCCCGTCTGCTCACGGCTCCGGCGCATCCCGTGACGCGGGGGCTCCTGCGCGACGCGACGGCGACGCTCTGGCGCCCCGGCCCCGGCCGCTCGTCCCGCGAGAACCCATCCGGACCGGGAGAGGGCACGCGGCGGACGGATCCTCGCGGCGCAGGGGGATTCTCGCGGGAAGGAGGGGCGGATGGCTGA
- a CDS encoding bifunctional o-acetylhomoserine/o-acetylserine sulfhydrylase, producing MTPRFPRVAPPPPPPYCRLRARCRAPQTTRAASEDQETPMTENWRFETKQIHSGAQPDPATGARATPIYNTTSYVFKDAEHAKNLFALAETGNIYTRIQNPTQDVVEQRVAALEGGTGALLVSSGQAAETFAVLNIAQAGDHIVSSSSIYGGTYNLFKYTLGRLGIQVSFVENQDDPDAWRAAVRPNTKLFFAETIGNPAINVLDIRTVADIAHESGVPLIVDNTIATPYLIRPFEFGADIVVHSATKFLGGHGTVIGGVLVDGGRFPWARNVERFPGLTEPDPSYHGASYTAAVGDELAYITKARVQLLRDLGSSIAPQSAWQLIQGIETLSLRIERHVQNAQEIAEWLESHPDVATVYYSGLPSSPWYALANRYAPRGVGAVLSFELKGGVDAGRTFVNSLSLFSHLANIGDVRSLVIHPASTTHSQLSPEEQLTSGVTPGLVRLSVGLESVDDLKADLEQALTAARETAAAARV from the coding sequence GTGACGCCCCGTTTCCCGCGCGTTGCCCCTCCTCCCCCGCCCCCGTACTGTCGCTTGCGTGCCCGGTGCCGGGCGCCCCAGACGACGCGAGCCGCATCGGAAGACCAGGAGACACCCATGACCGAGAACTGGCGCTTCGAGACGAAGCAGATCCATTCCGGCGCCCAGCCCGACCCGGCGACGGGGGCACGTGCCACGCCGATCTACAACACGACGTCGTACGTCTTCAAGGATGCCGAGCACGCGAAGAACCTCTTCGCCCTCGCCGAGACCGGCAACATCTACACGCGGATCCAGAACCCGACGCAGGACGTCGTCGAGCAGCGCGTCGCCGCCCTCGAGGGCGGCACGGGCGCGCTGCTGGTCTCGAGCGGTCAGGCCGCCGAGACGTTCGCCGTGCTGAACATCGCCCAGGCCGGCGATCACATCGTCTCCTCGAGCTCGATCTACGGCGGCACGTACAACCTCTTCAAGTACACGCTCGGCCGCCTCGGCATCCAGGTCAGCTTCGTCGAGAACCAGGACGACCCCGACGCATGGCGCGCGGCCGTCCGGCCGAACACGAAGCTCTTCTTCGCCGAGACCATCGGCAACCCGGCGATCAACGTCCTCGACATCCGGACGGTCGCCGACATCGCGCACGAGAGCGGCGTCCCGCTCATCGTCGACAACACGATCGCGACGCCCTACCTCATCCGTCCCTTCGAGTTCGGCGCCGACATCGTCGTGCACTCGGCCACGAAGTTCCTCGGCGGGCACGGCACGGTCATCGGCGGCGTCCTCGTCGACGGCGGCCGTTTCCCGTGGGCGCGGAACGTGGAGCGGTTCCCCGGCCTCACCGAGCCCGACCCCTCGTACCACGGAGCCAGCTACACGGCGGCCGTGGGCGACGAGCTCGCCTACATCACCAAGGCACGCGTCCAGCTGCTGCGCGACCTCGGCTCCTCGATCGCCCCGCAGAGCGCATGGCAGCTCATCCAGGGCATCGAGACGCTGTCGCTGCGCATCGAGCGCCACGTGCAGAACGCGCAGGAGATCGCGGAGTGGCTCGAGAGCCACCCTGACGTCGCCACGGTGTACTACTCGGGCCTGCCCTCCTCGCCCTGGTACGCGCTCGCGAACCGCTACGCGCCCAGGGGCGTGGGCGCCGTGCTCTCGTTCGAGCTCAAGGGCGGCGTCGACGCCGGCCGGACGTTCGTGAACTCGCTGAGCCTGTTCAGCCACCTCGCGAACATCGGCGACGTGCGCTCGCTCGTCATCCATCCCGCCTCGACGACCCACTCCCAGCTCTCCCCCGAGGAGCAGCTCACGAGCGGCGTCACGCCGGGCCTCGTGCGCCTGTCCGTCGGCCTGGAGAGCGTCGACGACCTCAAGGCCGACCTCGAGCAGGCGCTCACGGCCGCACGGGAGACGGCGGCCGCGGCGCGCGTCTGA
- a CDS encoding ABC transporter permease, translating to MIRYTLTRLALLVLGLVFASVLIFTTLRVLPGDVAQLVAGTEGTPEQVAAIRQGLGLDRPALVQYAEWIGGIARGDLGRSLLTGTPVAQELASKAQVTVPLGVLSLLVALAIAVPLGVVSAVRRGKADGTAIGIAAQLLAAVPVVWAGMMLVVVFAVTLGWLPAQGFPRGGWSGPGEAIRSLLLPALTIGVVEGALLLRFVRSATLQALGEDHVRTAAAKGLTRTQALIRHGLPSVGLSIVTVLGLQIAGIVVGAVVIEQVFNLPGIGRMLVTDVGARDLVKVQGELLVLTGIVLVIGFVVDLVHRIIDPRQREAA from the coding sequence GTGATCCGGTACACGCTCACAAGACTCGCGCTTCTCGTCCTGGGGCTCGTCTTCGCGAGCGTGCTCATCTTCACGACCCTCAGGGTGCTCCCCGGCGACGTGGCACAGCTCGTCGCGGGGACGGAGGGCACCCCCGAGCAGGTCGCCGCCATCCGCCAGGGCCTCGGCCTCGACCGGCCCGCCCTCGTCCAGTACGCCGAGTGGATCGGGGGGATCGCGAGGGGCGACCTCGGCCGGTCGCTCCTCACCGGCACGCCGGTCGCGCAGGAGCTGGCCTCCAAGGCGCAGGTCACGGTCCCGCTCGGCGTCCTGTCCCTCCTCGTCGCGCTCGCGATCGCCGTGCCGCTGGGCGTGGTCTCCGCCGTGCGCCGGGGGAAGGCGGACGGCACCGCGATCGGCATCGCGGCCCAGCTGCTCGCCGCGGTGCCCGTCGTGTGGGCGGGCATGATGCTCGTCGTGGTCTTCGCCGTCACGCTGGGCTGGCTGCCGGCGCAGGGGTTCCCCCGCGGCGGATGGTCGGGTCCCGGCGAGGCCATCCGCTCGCTCCTCCTCCCCGCCCTCACGATCGGCGTCGTGGAGGGGGCGCTCCTGCTGCGCTTCGTGCGGAGCGCGACGCTCCAGGCGCTCGGCGAGGACCACGTGCGGACGGCCGCGGCGAAGGGCCTCACGCGCACGCAGGCGCTCATCCGGCACGGGCTCCCGTCCGTCGGGCTGTCGATCGTCACGGTGCTCGGCCTGCAGATCGCCGGCATCGTCGTGGGGGCGGTCGTCATCGAGCAGGTGTTCAACCTGCCGGGGATCGGGCGGATGCTCGTGACGGACGTCGGGGCACGCGATCTCGTGAAGGTGCAGGGAGAGCTGCTCGTCCTCACCGGCATCGTCCTCGTCATCGGCTTCGTCGTCGATCTCGTGCACCGCATCATCGATCCGCGACAGAGGGAGGCGGCATGA
- a CDS encoding ABC transporter substrate-binding protein, whose protein sequence is MTRTSRTVRAAAGAALVVPALVLAGCTGGTAGETTAPAAEPDPDATLRLGLVLEPTNLDIRHTSGAALEQILVGNVYEGLVTRTQENEIVPSLATEWDVSDDGLTYTFTLAEGVAFHSGADLTAADAVASIDEVVADESIVGHDDLTGVASVDAPDDTTVVITLSQPNQNLLFALTGPAGLVFDEGDTTDLQTAANGTGPFSLEEWNQGDSIVLARNDAYWGDPAGVAEVVASYIPDYTAGVNAALDGSLDVLTGVDPQLAPQLDGTNGFTLTRGKTTDKFILGFNNAVAPLDDVRVREALRLAIDHDALIEAIGAGTTQYGPIPELDPGYEDLSGVAPFDPARAQELLAEAGQEDLQLELTIPSFYGTTASTFLVSAFHDIGVELTVNPVEFSTWLQDVYANGDYQLSFVNHVEPRDFGAWANPDYYFHYDNAEVQDLYAQASETIDADESAELLAEAARIVSEDHAADWLYTGETIVAVGPGVSGFPVDSVSSRIDLSSVTIAG, encoded by the coding sequence ATGACCCGCACATCCCGCACCGTCCGCGCAGCCGCGGGCGCGGCTCTCGTCGTCCCCGCGCTCGTCCTCGCCGGCTGCACCGGCGGCACGGCCGGAGAGACGACCGCGCCCGCCGCCGAGCCCGATCCCGACGCGACCCTGCGCCTGGGCCTCGTCCTCGAGCCGACCAACCTCGACATCCGTCACACCTCGGGCGCCGCGCTCGAGCAGATCCTCGTCGGCAACGTCTACGAGGGGCTCGTCACCCGCACGCAGGAGAACGAGATCGTCCCGTCGCTCGCGACGGAGTGGGACGTCTCGGACGACGGCCTCACCTACACGTTCACGCTCGCCGAGGGCGTCGCCTTCCACAGCGGAGCGGACCTCACGGCCGCAGACGCGGTGGCGTCGATCGACGAGGTCGTCGCGGACGAGTCGATCGTCGGTCACGACGACCTCACGGGCGTGGCGTCGGTGGACGCCCCCGACGACACGACGGTCGTCATCACGCTCTCGCAGCCGAACCAGAACCTGCTGTTCGCGCTCACCGGCCCCGCCGGCCTCGTCTTCGACGAGGGAGACACGACCGATCTGCAGACCGCCGCCAACGGCACCGGCCCCTTCTCGCTGGAGGAGTGGAACCAGGGCGACAGCATCGTGCTCGCGCGCAACGACGCCTACTGGGGCGACCCCGCGGGCGTCGCCGAGGTCGTCGCGAGCTACATCCCCGACTACACGGCGGGCGTGAACGCGGCCCTCGACGGATCGCTCGACGTGCTGACCGGCGTCGACCCGCAGCTCGCGCCACAGCTCGACGGGACGAACGGATTCACCCTCACGAGGGGGAAGACGACCGACAAGTTCATCCTCGGCTTCAACAACGCGGTCGCGCCGCTCGACGACGTCCGCGTGCGAGAGGCCCTCCGTCTCGCGATCGACCACGACGCGCTCATCGAGGCCATCGGCGCCGGCACCACGCAGTACGGCCCCATCCCGGAGCTCGATCCCGGATACGAGGACCTCTCCGGCGTCGCGCCGTTCGATCCCGCTCGGGCGCAGGAGCTGCTCGCCGAGGCCGGCCAGGAGGATCTCCAGCTGGAGCTCACCATCCCGTCGTTCTACGGCACGACGGCGTCGACGTTCCTCGTGTCGGCGTTCCACGACATCGGCGTCGAGCTGACGGTGAACCCCGTCGAGTTCTCGACGTGGCTGCAGGACGTCTACGCCAACGGCGACTACCAGCTGAGCTTCGTGAACCACGTGGAGCCGCGCGACTTCGGCGCCTGGGCGAACCCGGACTACTACTTCCACTACGACAACGCCGAGGTGCAGGACCTCTACGCGCAGGCGTCGGAGACGATCGACGCCGACGAGTCGGCCGAGCTCCTCGCCGAGGCGGCTCGCATCGTCTCGGAGGACCACGCGGCGGACTGGCTCTACACGGGCGAGACCATCGTCGCGGTCGGGCCGGGCGTGTCGGGCTTCCCCGTGGACTCCGTCAGCTCGCGCATCGATCTGTCGTCCGTGACGATCGCCGGCTGA